TTTCAGCTCTATGGATGAAGGAGGAAGAATATTAGGTTGGGGACCCGATGAACACACAAATGTATCAATTTCTTCAAAATATGGAATAGATATGATTGCCGCTGACTGGTCCTACAATCTTTCTGTATTAAGTTCATATAAATGTAGTCCTCAAAGTCAAAAGATTGATAATAATTTAAAAGAAGAAGATGGAGTCCATTATGTTACATTTATTATGTCTGATGGTGATAATATGCAATGGCTACTTGGAAGCAATTTCACCATGAAAAATTGGTTTGGCTCACCTTATAGAGGAAATTTCAATTTAGGATGGTCTATAAGCCCATCCATATATAACTTAGCCCCTACAGTTTTTGATAAATATTATCATTGTGCACATTCATCAAAATATAAAGACTATTTCGTAGTACCACCTTCTGGAAATGGATATATGTATCCCAGTAAATATCCTTATGAAAAATTAGGTGATTATACAAAAAAACTCAATGATTATATGGCTGAAGTTGATCAAAAATATGTATTAATCCTGGATGATGATGCTTTTTATAAAAAAGATTTATGGGATAAATATACTTGTAACTCTAATATATATGCATTATTATATCTTAATTATGATAAAAATAATGCTTATGACGGTAAGATAATCTGGTCAAATAATAAACCTATTATTTCCTGTCGTGATTTACTTTGGAGCGGATTAGAAGATGAAGATCAACTTATTACTAATATTAATACTAGAATAAATTATGGTTATACCAATATTAAAGATCCAAATTCCTATACATTTGTATATGTTCATGTATGGAGTAATACTATGGATAATGTTAATGATGTTATAAATAAATTAAATAAGAATTCAAAAGTAAGAATTGTATCTCCAGATACTTTTATAAAATTAATAATAAACAATGTACCCCATGTTGATACTTAAACTTATATATTTTTTTAGTGACAATTCGTCTTATATAAAAAGCTTTTATATAAAATATTATATCTATCAACTTTACCTATCTCTCATAAATTTTATTCTTATTTATTTTACAATTTAATTGCCTTATTTTAACCTAAATAAACTTTTCTTTAACTAAAATAAACCCACGAAAATCAAAATTATGATTTTCGTGGGTTTTGTGGTGGAGGCGAGGCGTGACTATTAGTACCCTCGACTATTTCTATTTAAAAACTGATTTTACATCAATTCCACCTAATAAGAAATATTTTTTATCATTTTCAAAACA
Above is a genomic segment from Clostridium bornimense containing:
- a CDS encoding GxGYxYP domain-containing protein, whose amino-acid sequence is MKKIVKFYSILLFTIILLFTYPINASPNTHLILDSDNSYIKNTIVPKSLYVISENDMTNAEKTMIATLQGGIASKSETQIYILSPSEPDYEIWLKDLRKNYKVKLNKVTDPWVLIDKFKKYIDGYVLYSTVKEPSINNACTMASLHNSIAVDESIEHTINSHGINNLIEDCRNTDKYWAFNNLWNSGLNHSTVIELPSDKFMPLRDYAILSKSLIFYEEDVKDSSFREKIFSSMDEGGRILGWGPDEHTNVSISSKYGIDMIAADWSYNLSVLSSYKCSPQSQKIDNNLKEEDGVHYVTFIMSDGDNMQWLLGSNFTMKNWFGSPYRGNFNLGWSISPSIYNLAPTVFDKYYHCAHSSKYKDYFVVPPSGNGYMYPSKYPYEKLGDYTKKLNDYMAEVDQKYVLILDDDAFYKKDLWDKYTCNSNIYALLYLNYDKNNAYDGKIIWSNNKPIISCRDLLWSGLEDEDQLITNINTRINYGYTNIKDPNSYTFVYVHVWSNTMDNVNDVINKLNKNSKVRIVSPDTFIKLIINNVPHVDT